In Saccharomyces eubayanus strain FM1318 chromosome II, whole genome shotgun sequence, the genomic stretch ATCGGGTGTGATGTGAGAACCAGTTTGCATCAGGTGACATTCCTCTTGTTCGTGGTGCAATTTCATTTGTTGTATAGATgacttgataaaatttttaatcTTTGTGATATTTTCATCCTTTAGTAAAGTCTCCAGTAAAGTGTTGTATATGTTCATTAATTGAAATTCATTATTGCTACTATTGCTATCGCCGTCATTCTTCGAACTTTTATGTGATTTGATTTTCGCAAATTCATTTAGATGAGGAATCTTGGCAGTCACTATGATATGAATGATCTTGTAGTAGATATAATTTAGCTGTATTTTGATATCATAGTTCGAATTAGTCATTGCACCCTTATTTCGACAAGATATAATATCTTTGATATCTTTGGAGTTCTTCTTGTAGATAGATAGAATATCGATGCATTTATCTAAGAGGCTGCTTAAATCTCgatcttttgttttgccATTTATGATgaattcatttattttaGTTTCTGCGATAGCGGTTAGTTGTGCTATCGTGAGGTACTTTGACCGGTTTTGAatgttttcatcatttataGTACTAATGATATTCTGTTCCATAACTTAACCATGTACCAAATagtaaaaatattttaccGCAAGTACACCCAGTGGCGAAGACATATATACCATCAATTATAAACGTGTACACacatataatatatataaaaaaatcatgtccttttacttttttttgggttttGGTAATACAGCCTTAGTTTCCTGCCCAACGTAATGAACGATATTATGGACGTATGACAATgaatattaaaaataataaataaatagtgATTAGAGTTTTGCATTTATATAGTTAAAAACAAATGGCATGATACGAATAAATACTGTAGGATCAGGAGCGGAAATAAGAATATGCGTATGATTGGAAGTACATGTGTATGTGTGTAAATATCAATTCATTTCAATAAACGCCATCATCCGGTCTGTTTTGTTCAATTCTGGCATCATCacctttcttcttcaaatcttcCATTCCAGGCTGTTTGAAATCAGGATTCTTCCCATGTTCCAAGTTATccagtttcttcttgttatCGTTAAACAAATTTTGTTCCTTCTGTTCCGCCGCGTCTTGATCGTGCTTCAAGTGCGGGTAGAAACCCTTAGCGGTGGTGGAAAGGGCCGCCTTTGGTGACTTACAGATCCATTGTCTTGGAGTGCGTGAAATAGTTGCTCTTAACATCTTTGGAAATATGTATGAATATATAGTAGTAGTAATAACGGCTTGGCTTTTTGGGAAGTGCGAACTacaaaagtgaaaaagaGTGCGGGGAGAGATTTGTGTCTTAACTTGCAGGCCCGACCTTTGATCCTTTATATAGTCACGTCCACCAAGGGCTCCCTTAGTTTCTTTACAGAAAGGAGGGGGGGTTAGACAGGACTTAGCCACTTGTAACAAAGGGTATCCttaaaaaaggaaagagaaTGATGTAGATTGCCCaggaacaaaaaagaacccAATCACCGGACTTACGTCGACGGTTCAACACGAACAATCGGAAGCTTGATAGTTAATGACTTGAGAAGACAAACTTTTATATGGTAGtatttatatttagatGTACGTAAAAAGGCCAAAACAGGATTTTAATTGTcgtattcttctttgattaGTTCTCTTTCCATGTCGATCCATTTGTGTTCGCCGAAACTTTTATCCTTACTAACGTTGGTGTTCTCagcaatgattttgaaaccaACTCTCTCGTAAAATGGTACCAATGGCTCGTGAGCGATCAAAACGATTTTATTACCGATTTCTTGGTTACTCAATTTCTGAATGTAGTCGGTTAATAGTAAAGTAGCtaggtttttcttttggaattCTGGTTTGATAACCACGGAGTGGATACCGATATTGTTGCTGGATTCCACTTGTAGTTTGCCCATGCTTTCAATGGTGATGTACTCATCGGGTATCTTGGTACTCATAATATGCCCAATTAAGGTCTCCTTTTTGACTTCTTTGCCCTCGATGTCTCTGATGAACAAACCGGAACATAATTCTGGACAATTGATCAGACGGAAGCTGATGATTTCCTCCGAAGCTCTTTCGTTTGGCGGGAAACCTTGACCTTCTAGATTTAAGATCTGTTCCAAATCTTCGATAATTAAAGGTCTAATGTACATATGAAGCGGTAGAGTACTAGTTGAGGAGGCCATTCTGattatttgtttaattGCGGTATGCTGGTATCGTTTTTCCTATTGAAGAATCTCCTATTGCCAGTCTCTTACaagataatttttcatcatctttcttACTTTTATATACTATCGTCCCTTATGTGGCAAtggctttttctttttctctctcaGTTTTGCCCGTTCAAAACTATTATTCGTTTGTATTTCCTGGACCAGCGATAAGATTAGCGCAGGTTAACCCCTAATGGATTATGTATACATAGTATTGTAATAGAATAATACTATCTACTTAGTTGATTTGAATTGTTAGGTtatgttattttttatatttatgttaattttctattttcctAAGAAGGCGTGTACCCTATGCCAATGGATCGAAGAACCATTCCATCTTGGTACCA encodes the following:
- the PAA1 gene encoding polyamine acetyltransferase → MASSTSTLPLHMYIRPLIIEDLEQILNLEGQGFPPNERASEEIISFRLINCPELCSGLFIRDIEGKEVKKETLIGHIMSTKIPDEYITIESMGKLQVESSNNIGIHSVVIKPEFQKKNLATLLLTDYIQKLSNQEIGNKIVLIAHEPLVPFYERVGFKIIAENTNVSKDKSFGEHKWIDMERELIKEEYDN
- the FMP16 gene encoding Fmp16p, which translates into the protein MLRATISRTPRQWICKSPKAALSTTAKGFYPHLKHDQDAAEQKEQNLFNDNKKKLDNLEHGKNPDFKQPGMEDLKKKGDDARIEQNRPDDGVY